From Bos indicus isolate NIAB-ARS_2022 breed Sahiwal x Tharparkar chromosome 4, NIAB-ARS_B.indTharparkar_mat_pri_1.0, whole genome shotgun sequence, the proteins below share one genomic window:
- the LOC109558147 gene encoding olfactory receptor 2A5: protein MTENQTWVTEFILLGFPLSPSMQILLFGLFSLFYVLTLLGNGVILGLISLDPRLHTPMYFFLSHLAIVDISYASNNVPKMLVNLLNKKNTISFVPCIMQTFLYMAFAHTECLILVVMSHDRYVAICHPLRYSVIMSWRVCTVQAVASWTCGSLLALVHVGLILRLPFCGPHEINHFFCEILSVLKLACADTKLNQVVIFAASVFVLVGPLCLVLGSYARILAAILRIQSAEGRRKAFSTCSSHLCVVGLFFGSAIVMYMAPKSRHPEEQQKILSLFYSLFNPMLNPLIYSLRNKEVKGAFRRVLWKDRLM from the coding sequence ATGACAGAAAATCAGACATGGGTCACAGAATTCATTCTCCTGGGATTTCCGCTCAGCCCAAGCATGCAGATACTCCTCTTTGGGCTCTTCTCTCTGTTCTATGTCCTCACCCTGCTGGGGAATGGGGTCATCCTGGGGCTTATCTCACTGGACCCCAgactgcacacccccatgtacttcttcctctcacACCTGGCCATCGTCGATATTTCATATGCATCAAACAATGTCCCGAAGATGCTGGTGAACCTTCTGAACAAGAAAAATACTATCTCCTTTGTCCCATGCATAATGCAGACCTTTTTGTACATGGCTTTTGCACACACTGAGTGTCTCATCTTGGTGGTGATGTCCCATGATCGGTacgtggccatctgccaccctcTTCGTTACTCTGTCATCATGAGCTGGAGAGTGTGCACTGTTCAAGCTGTTGCTTCCTGGACATGTGGCTCCCTCCTGGCCCTGGTCCATGTGGGTCTCATCCTAAGGCTGCCCTTCTGTGGGCCTCATGAAAtcaaccacttcttctgtgaAATCCTGTCTGTCCTCAAGCTGGCCTGTGCTGACACTAAGCTCAACCAAGTTGTCATTTTTGCTGCTTCTGTGTTTGTCTTAGTCGGGCCCCTCTGCCTGGTGCTGGGCTCCTATGCACGCATCCTGGCCGCCATCCTGAGGATCCAGTCCGCTGAGGGCCGCAGgaaggccttctccacctgctcctcccacctctgcGTGGTCGGGCTCTTCTTTGGCAGTGCCATCGTCATGTACATGGCCCCCAAGTCTCGCCACCCTGAGGAGCAGCAGAAGATCCTTTCCCTGTTTTAcagtcttttcaaccccatgctGAACCCGCTgatctacagcctgaggaacaaaGAGGTCAAAGGTGCCTTTAGGAGAGTGTTGTGGAAGGACAGGCTAATGTGA